The DNA sequence TGGCTGGCTCTGGTGGCCGTGGCCATCGCCATCGCGACCCATGAGGTCATCCGGCGGATGCGCGAACACGGGTACGCGCTTCCGGTCGTGCCCCTGCTGGTAGGCGGTCAGGCGATGATCTGGCTGACCTGGCCGTACGGCGCCGCGGGGCTGCTGGGCGCCTACGGCGGCACCGTGATCGTGTGCATGGTGTGGCGCCTGCTGGGCCAGGGGCTCGGCCAGCCGCCGGTCAACTATCTCCGTGACATCGCCGCGGCCGTGCTGCTGGCCACCTGGGTGCCGATGTTCGCCGCGTTCTCGGCGCTGCTGATCTTCGCCGACGACGGCGGGGTCCGGGTCTTCACCGTCATCGTCACCGTCGTGTTCGCCGACATCGGTGGTTACGTCGCCGGGGTGCTGTTCGGCCGGCATCTCATGGTCCCGGCGATCAGCCCGAAGAAGTCGTGGGAGGGGTTGGGCGGCTCGCTGCTGTTCGGTATCGGCGCCGCGGTGGTGACCGTCACGTTCCTGCTCGACAAGCCCGCCTGGGTCGGTGTGCCGCTCGGGCTGATGTTGGTGATCACCGGAGTTCTCGGCGATCTGGTCGAGTCTCAGGTCAAGCGCGACCTGGGGATCAAGGACATGGGAACGCTGCTGCCGGGCCACGGCGGGCTGATGGACCGCATCGATGCGATGCTGCCCTCGGCAGTCGCCGGCTGGGCCGTGCTGACTCTGCTGGCCTGACCCGGCTCTGACCGAACGGCCCGCAACCGCAGGAGTGCGATACTGGACTACGTCATGTCCAAATCCCTGCCGCTCGTCTTCGACCCTCCCCGCCGCGCGATGCCGCCGAGGCACTTCGCCGACCTCGACGACGCCGCCCGGGCCGCGGCGGTCGCCGACCTGGGACTGCCGGCGTTCCGTGGA is a window from the Mycolicibacterium poriferae genome containing:
- a CDS encoding phosphatidate cytidylyltransferase yields the protein MTDQQSTPVAEQPKNQTQTKKSRAGRDLPAAIAVGVVLGAMAIGILLFAPIWWLALVAVAIAIATHEVIRRMREHGYALPVVPLLVGGQAMIWLTWPYGAAGLLGAYGGTVIVCMVWRLLGQGLGQPPVNYLRDIAAAVLLATWVPMFAAFSALLIFADDGGVRVFTVIVTVVFADIGGYVAGVLFGRHLMVPAISPKKSWEGLGGSLLFGIGAAVVTVTFLLDKPAWVGVPLGLMLVITGVLGDLVESQVKRDLGIKDMGTLLPGHGGLMDRIDAMLPSAVAGWAVLTLLA